The proteins below are encoded in one region of Triticum aestivum cultivar Chinese Spring chromosome 1B, IWGSC CS RefSeq v2.1, whole genome shotgun sequence:
- the LOC123134522 gene encoding cypmaclein produces the protein MAGKDRVLMCAALIVLLLLVETTAPSGQAHAVDCGSACSYRCSKSSRPNLCNRACNACCRRCDCVPPGTAGNEEVCPCYANMTTHNGRHKCP, from the exons ATGGCCGGCAAAGACAGGGTGCTCATGTGCGCGGCGCTCATCGTCCTCCTGCTCCTTGTCGAG ACCACCGCTCCGAGTGGACAAGCTCACGCCGTCG ATTGCGGCAGCGCGTGCTCGTACCGGTGCAGCAAGTCGAGCCGGCCGAATCTGTGCAACAGGGCGTGCAACGCGTGCTGCCGGCGATGCGACTGCGTGCCGCCCGGCACCGCCGGCAACGAGGAAGTCTgcccctgctacgccaacatgaccACGCACAACGGCCGCCACAAGTGCCCATGA